One window of Phycisphaeraceae bacterium genomic DNA carries:
- the hppD gene encoding 4-hydroxyphenylpyruvate dioxygenase: MSTLSPAVKPSKVSDPLQLIDVDHVQFYVGNAKQAAFFYAHCFGFQIEQVCDLTTGNRDAAHYLLTQGNIRFILSSPLAPEHHASMELAMYGDGVKDVAFTVFDAEAAYDRAIKNGAMSAYEPRVYKDDKGTVTMAGIRSYGRVCHTFVSRTGEYELTKLKQGGLFMPRFKRIDGGAGSGGTGSGGTGLQTGDSVGCAPQSGVGGVGSSVLAINEYNRKHPCGLKYVDHLVGNVELGKMNYWVQWYENVLEFKMFKHFDDADISTEFSALMSKVMASGNQLIKMPINEPAAGKKKSQVQEYLDWHCNTPGVQHLALRTDDELHSIAALRSRGVDFLMLPEAYYEKVWDRVNGMLKQHGHEAVKEDHKKIRDLGILVDADDEGYLLQLFTKPLQDRPTLFFEIICRRGSQSFGKGNFKALFEALEMEQGKRGNL, encoded by the coding sequence ATGTCCACACTTTCTCCCGCCGTCAAACCCAGCAAGGTGTCCGATCCGCTCCAACTGATCGACGTCGATCATGTCCAGTTCTACGTCGGCAACGCGAAGCAGGCCGCCTTCTTCTACGCGCACTGCTTCGGTTTCCAGATCGAGCAGGTCTGCGATCTCACGACCGGCAATCGCGACGCGGCACACTACCTCCTCACCCAGGGCAACATCCGCTTCATACTCAGCAGCCCCCTCGCCCCCGAGCACCACGCCTCCATGGAACTCGCCATGTACGGCGACGGCGTGAAGGATGTGGCCTTCACGGTCTTCGACGCCGAGGCCGCCTACGACCGCGCGATCAAGAACGGCGCCATGAGCGCCTACGAGCCCCGCGTCTACAAGGACGACAAGGGCACGGTCACGATGGCGGGTATCCGCTCCTACGGCCGCGTCTGCCACACCTTCGTCAGCCGCACCGGCGAATACGAACTGACCAAACTCAAGCAGGGCGGGCTCTTCATGCCCCGCTTCAAGCGGATTGACGGCGGCGCCGGCTCTGGTGGCACCGGCTCTGGTGGCACCGGTCTCCAGACCGGTGATTCCGTCGGCTGCGCCCCCCAGAGCGGTGTGGGTGGGGTGGGTAGCTCCGTCCTCGCCATCAACGAGTACAACAGGAAGCACCCCTGCGGCCTTAAGTACGTCGATCACCTCGTCGGCAACGTCGAACTCGGCAAGATGAACTACTGGGTCCAGTGGTACGAGAACGTGCTCGAGTTCAAGATGTTCAAGCACTTCGACGATGCCGACATCTCGACCGAGTTCTCGGCGCTCATGAGCAAGGTGATGGCCAGCGGCAATCAGCTCATCAAGATGCCGATCAACGAGCCCGCCGCGGGCAAAAAGAAGAGCCAGGTGCAGGAATATCTCGACTGGCATTGCAACACGCCGGGCGTCCAGCACCTCGCCCTCCGCACCGACGACGAGCTTCACTCGATCGCCGCCCTGCGCAGCCGCGGCGTCGATTTCCTCATGCTCCCCGAGGCCTACTACGAAAAGGTCTGGGATCGCGTCAACGGCATGCTCAAGCAGCACGGCCACGAAGCCGTGAAGGAAGACCACAAGAAGATCCGCGACCTCGGCATCCTCGTCGACGCCGACGACGAGGGGTATCTGCTCCAACTCTTTACGAAGCCCTTGCAGGACCGGCCGACGCTCTTTTTCGAGATCATCTGCCGCCGCGGCTCGCAGAGCTTCGGCAAGGGCAACTTCAAGGCGCTGTTTGAAGCCCTTGAAATGGAGCAGGGGAAACGCGGGAATTTGTGA
- a CDS encoding 5'-methylthioadenosine/adenosylhomocysteine nucleosidase, translating to MTIGIMTAVPEEANLLARAMRRDSEHAHGGRTYYTGELEEKRIVLVFSRMGKVAAAVTAQHLIDVHRVSSIIFSGVAGALDPNLRVGDVVVGKRLWQHDMDASPLVPPLELPLLNVSSFECDSRLREALEQSAAEFVRHDFQEAIGSAAAAELGIPSPRVFSGDIASGDRFVASAEDREEVRRKVPSALCVEMEGGAVAQVCYEQGVPLGVVRVISDSANEHAAVDFGVFVNKAASQYGLGIIRRALRHGVGG from the coding sequence GTGACCATCGGGATCATGACCGCCGTGCCGGAAGAGGCGAATCTGCTCGCACGCGCCATGCGGCGGGACTCGGAGCACGCGCACGGGGGAAGGACGTATTACACCGGCGAACTCGAAGAGAAGCGAATCGTTCTGGTCTTCAGCCGGATGGGCAAGGTCGCCGCGGCGGTGACGGCGCAGCACTTGATCGATGTTCACCGGGTCTCGTCGATCATCTTCAGCGGCGTGGCGGGCGCGCTCGACCCGAATCTACGGGTCGGTGACGTCGTGGTGGGGAAGCGCCTCTGGCAGCACGACATGGATGCATCGCCGCTCGTCCCACCCCTCGAGTTGCCGCTGCTCAATGTGAGTTCGTTTGAATGCGATTCCCGGCTGCGTGAAGCGCTCGAACAGAGTGCGGCGGAATTTGTGCGCCACGATTTTCAAGAGGCGATCGGGTCGGCCGCCGCGGCGGAGCTCGGGATTCCTTCGCCCCGCGTGTTTTCCGGCGACATCGCGAGCGGGGACCGGTTTGTCGCGAGCGCCGAAGATCGCGAGGAGGTGCGCCGGAAGGTGCCGAGCGCGTTGTGCGTCGAGATGGAAGGGGGCGCGGTCGCGCAGGTGTGCTACGAGCAGGGTGTGCCGCTCGGCGTGGTGCGGGTGATTTCGGATTCGGCGAACGAGCATGCCGCGGTTGATTTCGGGGTGTTTGTGAACAAAGCGGCGAGCCAGTACGGGCTTGGGATCATCCGGCGCGCGCTCAGGCACGGAGTGGGGGGATGA
- the rarD gene encoding EamA family transporter RarD — MTRENDTKSASRPTGLFYALSAYIWWGFAPVYFHAFMRVPPFVVLGHRVVWSVALLVLLISFERQWPDVRRVIRDRSLRPVLAASTVLIAINWLVFIYAVGTDRIVESSLGFFLNPLVTVVLGMVFLGERLRPMQWCAAFIAAAGLAYLTIARGGLPWITITLSLCFAIYSLLRKKAPVAPMTGVFVETAILFPASFAFLLWAHTRGSAHAFNTPLTLGLLSLAGIVTTVPMLWFIAASRRMPLVTLGFLQFINPTIQFVVGVVIFHEAFDRDRLIAFSIVWIGVILFVLDLVRRSARAISQSDVAAVTVMAEPE, encoded by the coding sequence TTGACGCGGGAGAACGATACAAAATCGGCTTCACGCCCCACCGGTCTCTTTTACGCCCTCTCCGCCTACATCTGGTGGGGATTCGCGCCCGTTTATTTCCACGCTTTCATGCGTGTCCCGCCGTTTGTCGTCCTCGGGCACCGCGTCGTCTGGTCCGTCGCGCTGCTCGTGCTTCTCATTTCTTTCGAGCGCCAATGGCCCGATGTCCGGCGTGTGATCCGCGATCGCTCGCTCCGGCCGGTGCTCGCGGCTTCCACCGTCCTCATCGCCATCAACTGGCTCGTCTTCATCTACGCCGTCGGCACCGACCGCATCGTCGAATCCAGCCTCGGCTTCTTCCTCAACCCGCTTGTCACCGTCGTCCTCGGCATGGTTTTTCTCGGCGAGCGCCTCCGCCCTATGCAGTGGTGCGCCGCCTTCATCGCCGCCGCGGGCCTCGCCTACCTGACCATCGCCCGTGGCGGACTTCCCTGGATCACGATTACGCTCTCGCTCTGCTTCGCGATCTACTCCCTCCTGCGGAAGAAAGCGCCCGTCGCCCCGATGACAGGCGTCTTTGTCGAAACCGCGATCCTCTTTCCCGCGTCGTTCGCGTTTCTGCTCTGGGCACACACCCGCGGGTCCGCACACGCGTTCAACACGCCGCTCACGCTCGGGCTGCTCTCACTCGCCGGCATCGTCACCACCGTGCCGATGCTCTGGTTCATCGCCGCCTCGCGACGAATGCCGCTTGTCACCCTTGGTTTTCTTCAGTTCATCAACCCGACGATCCAGTTCGTAGTCGGCGTCGTGATCTTCCACGAGGCCTTCGACCGCGATCGCCTGATCGCCTTCTCGATTGTCTGGATCGGCGTGATTCTCTTCGTGCTCGATCTTGTCCGGCGCTCGGCCCGCGCAATCTCACAGAGCGACGTCGCCGCCGTGACCGTCATGGCCGAGCCGGAGTGA
- a CDS encoding DUF4160 domain-containing protein: MPTVLRVGSLIFYSNEGQEPPHIHIRKGAKTSDAIAKWWLSPPTKAYSRGFTVAESRTIESTVRTRRKELLDAWRKHFEAQ; the protein is encoded by the coding sequence ATGCCCACGGTTCTTCGTGTCGGTTCACTCATTTTCTACTCAAACGAAGGCCAAGAACCGCCGCACATTCACATCCGCAAAGGCGCAAAGACCTCCGACGCGATCGCAAAGTGGTGGCTCTCGCCCCCGACCAAGGCATACTCCCGCGGATTCACCGTCGCCGAGTCGCGAACAATCGAATCAACGGTCCGAACTCGAAGAAAGGAACTGCTCGATGCGTGGCGGAAACACTTTGAAGCGCAATGA
- a CDS encoding DUF2442 domain-containing protein, producing the protein MRGGNTLKRNESPAPRIVHAGIRRVRKERMLLISFADSRVLGLPLTLFPTLAVAGPAARNDIELIARGHGLRWPQLDLDLSASGLLAGNPEFTGSARKVATERRLKDYFRLLQDFASKSLAG; encoded by the coding sequence ATGCGTGGCGGAAACACTTTGAAGCGCAATGAAAGCCCGGCGCCGCGAATTGTCCACGCTGGAATCCGCCGCGTTCGAAAAGAGCGCATGCTTCTTATCAGTTTCGCCGACTCACGGGTCTTGGGTTTGCCATTGACGCTTTTTCCGACTCTGGCAGTCGCCGGCCCAGCAGCGAGAAACGACATTGAACTCATCGCCCGTGGCCACGGACTTCGGTGGCCGCAGCTTGATCTTGACTTATCCGCCTCAGGACTCTTGGCAGGAAATCCCGAGTTCACGGGATCTGCGAGAAAAGTTGCCACCGAGCGTCGGCTGAAGGATTACTTTCGCTTGCTTCAAGATTTCGCCAGCAAGAGTTTGGCGGGTTGA